The following proteins come from a genomic window of Achromobacter sp. AONIH1:
- a CDS encoding phosphomannomutase/phosphoglucomutase — MHGTFGWDAPNILDSVFKAYDIRGTVPEEIDARFAHSLGMAAGVKALELGARAMVVARDGRLSSVELSAALQAGLRAAGLHVIDIGMATTPMLYFATRLMDTGAGIAVTGSHNPPNHNGFKLVLDGASLYGDGIAALRDAMRRPIEGAAHAGGRTQMQMQPCYAARVMGDIRLTRPMKIAVDCGNGVAGAIAPSLFRALGCEVTELFCEVDGAFPGHHPDPADPQNLQDLIYCLRYSDCEIGLAFDGDGDRLGVVSKSGQIIWPDRQLILFARDVLSRNPGAEIIYDVKCSRHVARAITEAGGKATMWKTGHSLIKAKMRETGALLAGEMSGHLFFKERWYGFDDGLYAAARLLEILSAASDPSAMLEGLPQSCATPEIKLETAEGEQFALVEALRAQGGFPGAQSINDLDGVRVDYVDGFGLARPSNTTPTVVLRFEGDTMAALARIEEDFRNALRRVAPHVRLPF; from the coding sequence ATGCACGGAACTTTTGGCTGGGACGCTCCGAACATCCTTGATTCGGTTTTCAAGGCCTACGACATCCGTGGCACGGTGCCCGAGGAGATCGACGCGCGCTTTGCCCACAGCCTGGGCATGGCGGCGGGCGTGAAGGCGCTGGAGCTGGGCGCGCGCGCGATGGTGGTGGCGCGCGACGGCAGGCTGAGCAGCGTGGAGCTGTCGGCCGCGCTGCAGGCCGGCTTGCGCGCCGCCGGCCTGCATGTGATCGACATCGGCATGGCGACCACGCCCATGCTGTATTTCGCCACGCGGCTGATGGATACCGGCGCGGGCATCGCGGTCACCGGCAGCCACAATCCGCCCAACCACAACGGCTTCAAGCTCGTGCTGGATGGCGCTTCGCTCTACGGGGACGGCATCGCCGCGCTGCGTGACGCCATGCGGCGGCCGATAGAAGGCGCGGCCCATGCCGGCGGGCGCACGCAGATGCAGATGCAGCCCTGCTACGCCGCGCGCGTGATGGGCGACATCCGGCTGACCCGGCCGATGAAGATCGCCGTCGATTGTGGCAACGGCGTGGCCGGCGCGATCGCCCCATCCCTGTTCCGCGCGCTGGGCTGCGAGGTCACCGAGCTGTTCTGCGAGGTGGACGGCGCCTTTCCGGGGCACCATCCGGACCCGGCCGATCCGCAGAACCTGCAGGACTTGATCTATTGCCTGCGCTATTCGGACTGCGAGATCGGCCTGGCCTTCGATGGCGATGGCGACCGCCTGGGCGTGGTCAGCAAATCCGGCCAGATCATCTGGCCGGACCGGCAGCTCATCCTGTTCGCGCGCGATGTGCTGTCGCGCAACCCGGGCGCCGAGATCATCTACGACGTGAAGTGCAGCCGCCATGTGGCCCGCGCCATCACCGAGGCCGGCGGCAAGGCCACCATGTGGAAGACCGGCCATTCGCTGATCAAGGCCAAGATGCGCGAGACCGGCGCGCTGCTGGCCGGCGAGATGAGCGGGCATCTGTTCTTCAAGGAACGCTGGTACGGCTTCGACGACGGGTTGTACGCCGCCGCGCGCCTGCTGGAAATCCTGTCCGCGGCGTCGGATCCCTCGGCCATGCTGGAGGGGTTGCCGCAGTCCTGCGCCACGCCCGAGATCAAGCTGGAGACCGCCGAGGGCGAGCAGTTCGCCCTGGTCGAGGCGCTGCGCGCGCAAGGCGGATTTCCCGGCGCGCAGTCGATCAACGATCTGGACGGCGTGCGGGTGGATTACGTCGACGGCTTCGGCCTGGCGCGGCCGTCCAACACCACGCCGACGGTCGTGCTGCGTTTCGAAGGGGACACGATGGCCGCCCTGGCGCGCATCGAGGAGGACTTCCGCAACGCCTTGCGTCGCGTCGCGCCTCATGTCCGTTTACCGTTCTAA
- the pgi gene encoding glucose-6-phosphate isomerase has translation MDRAEFAREEAQAAGLLDCAEWRAFDHAARCAELDAGALKLIEAAGLSLDLSMQRQSPALEAAGLALLRARGVPRAVQALFAGEAVNWTEDKPAWHTALRAGRTREQPDGQDAGSVCEYARMLDFVRALDQEADIGAVLHIGIGGSDWGPRLAVQAFGGPTQRRQIRFVSNIDGHAFNDAVTGLDPRRCLVVVSSKSFTTAETLHNARAAIAWLRRGGVTDVAAHLAAVTANAAAARALGVPAERVFSMCDWVGGRYSVWSVAGLSIALTVGAEVLIGMRAGAEAMDQHFRLAPLASNAPAQLALAGLVNCSVLGHNSLNIAAYSARLLHLVTYLQQLEMESLGKRVAGDGQAVGVPSAPIIWGMPGTDGQHTFFQWLHQSENGAPVDFIASLQGCPDNPDAHRMLLANCLAQRQALLRGKSLEQALLDVAHIDDRERALRLARHMVHPGGRPSSLIVLRKLDPRGLGALLALYEHKVFVQSVVWGINPFDQWGVELGKRLATGIERELAVPVSAAVADRGHDASTSYWIDCYRGHAQAPLPRHAWVPGVAAHL, from the coding sequence ATGGATAGGGCTGAATTTGCGAGGGAAGAGGCGCAAGCCGCGGGATTGCTGGACTGCGCCGAATGGCGCGCCTTCGACCATGCGGCGCGTTGCGCGGAACTGGACGCCGGCGCGCTCAAGCTGATCGAGGCGGCGGGCCTGAGCCTGGACTTGTCCATGCAGCGTCAGTCGCCCGCGCTGGAGGCGGCGGGGCTGGCCCTGCTGCGCGCCCGCGGCGTGCCGAGGGCGGTGCAGGCGCTGTTCGCGGGCGAGGCGGTGAACTGGACCGAGGACAAGCCCGCCTGGCACACCGCGTTGCGCGCGGGCCGCACGCGCGAGCAGCCCGACGGCCAGGATGCCGGCTCCGTCTGCGAGTACGCGCGCATGCTGGACTTCGTGCGCGCGCTGGACCAGGAGGCGGACATCGGCGCCGTGCTGCATATCGGCATCGGCGGCAGCGACTGGGGGCCGAGGCTGGCGGTGCAGGCCTTTGGCGGCCCCACGCAGCGGCGTCAGATCCGTTTCGTTTCGAATATCGACGGCCATGCGTTCAACGACGCGGTGACCGGGCTGGACCCGAGGCGCTGCCTGGTGGTGGTGTCGTCCAAGTCCTTCACCACCGCCGAGACCCTGCACAATGCCCGCGCCGCCATCGCCTGGCTGCGGCGCGGCGGCGTGACCGATGTGGCGGCGCATCTGGCGGCGGTCACGGCCAACGCGGCGGCGGCGCGCGCGCTGGGCGTGCCGGCCGAGCGGGTGTTCTCGATGTGCGACTGGGTGGGCGGCCGCTATTCGGTATGGTCGGTGGCGGGCCTGTCCATCGCGCTGACGGTGGGCGCGGAGGTGCTGATCGGCATGCGGGCCGGCGCCGAGGCCATGGACCAGCATTTCCGGCTGGCGCCGCTGGCGTCCAATGCGCCGGCGCAGCTGGCGCTTGCCGGTCTGGTCAATTGCAGCGTGCTGGGCCACAACTCGCTGAACATCGCGGCCTACAGCGCGCGGCTGCTGCACCTGGTGACCTACCTGCAGCAGCTGGAGATGGAATCGCTGGGCAAGCGGGTGGCGGGCGATGGCCAGGCCGTGGGCGTGCCGTCCGCGCCCATCATCTGGGGCATGCCCGGCACCGACGGGCAGCACACCTTCTTCCAGTGGCTGCACCAGAGCGAGAACGGCGCGCCGGTGGATTTCATCGCCAGCCTGCAAGGCTGCCCGGACAACCCGGACGCGCACCGCATGCTGCTGGCCAACTGCCTGGCGCAGCGCCAGGCCCTGCTGCGCGGCAAGAGCCTGGAGCAGGCGCTGCTGGACGTGGCCCATATCGACGACCGCGAGCGCGCGCTGCGTCTGGCGCGGCACATGGTGCATCCCGGCGGGCGTCCTTCCTCGCTGATCGTGCTGCGCAAGCTCGACCCGCGTGGCCTGGGCGCGCTGCTGGCCTTGTACGAGCACAAGGTGTTCGTGCAGAGCGTGGTCTGGGGCATCAATCCCTTCGACCAATGGGGCGTGGAGCTGGGCAAGCGGCTGGCCACCGGCATCGAGCGCGAGCTGGCGGTGCCGGTGTCGGCGGCCGTGGCCGACCGGGGGCACGACGCGTCCACGTCGTATTGGATCGATTGCTACCGGGGCCACGCCCAGGCGCCGCTGCCGCGCCATGCCTGGGTGCCGGGCGTCGCGGCGCATCTGTGA
- a CDS encoding GNVR domain-containing protein, with translation MSLPIESFEPTAPARQQETPLSSHVDAIFSNRWMIIGITLLALLGAVIYVMMTPSVYQADIIVQVEEEQPNGQARSLLGDVSAIFDTKTETSGEMEVLRSRMVVGPAVDKFLLYIHARPNYFPVVGAWLAQRHESFPYPGGLPRGGYAWGGETISVSQLDVPNEWLGKPLRVTTLGDGRYTLFDKITGSTFTGTVGTPQHFVLPGGGALDVHIDALSGRPGTEFTVSRSSRLAAIEDVQARMGIFERGRASGVIGVTLEGNDPALTTAVLNEIGAEYVQQNVNRKAAQAEKSLSFLEQQLPQMKKDLDAAETKYNALRNKRGTIDLSEEAKLILAQSVDAQTKVMELRAKRQDLITRFAPTHPSILAIDRQIASLTGDVNRIGNNIKQLPDLEQDVVRLVRDVRVNTELYTALLNNTQQLKLIRAGKVGNVRILDAAVQPDKPVRPKAAIIILVASAIGLIIGLLSALVRNALFGGLSEPEEVERYTGLPVLAAIPYSDIQDKLWRRSRRKNATVPALLAQSQSNAPPIESLRGFRNVLQASLRQSANNMVMFTGPVAGVGKSFLSANFAFIQGGVGKRVLLIDADFRKGQLNRYFGVPKEDGLFEVLSGTIPLEQVRRHSVSEGVDFISTGAVTFDPSELLASPVFGQTLRELSTQYDMVVLDTAPVLSSPDAAVVGSHAAAVMVVVRSGMNTVGEIRETAKRLIQAGAPVDGVLFNGLKLLPERFGLRSKYGGYRYSRAAYYGDFKQNGPK, from the coding sequence ATGTCGTTGCCCATCGAGTCCTTTGAACCCACGGCGCCTGCCCGTCAGCAGGAAACCCCGCTGTCCTCGCACGTGGACGCGATCTTCTCCAACCGCTGGATGATCATCGGCATCACGCTGCTGGCCCTGCTGGGCGCGGTGATCTACGTGATGATGACGCCGTCGGTCTACCAGGCCGACATCATCGTCCAGGTGGAGGAGGAGCAGCCCAACGGACAGGCCCGCAGCCTGCTGGGCGATGTGTCCGCGATCTTCGACACCAAGACCGAGACCTCTGGCGAAATGGAGGTGCTGCGTTCGCGCATGGTGGTCGGACCGGCGGTCGACAAGTTCTTGCTGTATATCCACGCCAGGCCGAATTACTTCCCGGTGGTGGGCGCCTGGCTGGCGCAGCGCCACGAGAGCTTTCCCTATCCTGGCGGCCTGCCCCGGGGCGGCTACGCCTGGGGCGGCGAGACCATTTCCGTGTCGCAGCTGGATGTGCCCAATGAATGGCTGGGCAAGCCGCTGCGGGTGACGACGCTGGGCGACGGGCGCTACACGCTGTTCGACAAGATCACCGGCTCGACCTTCACCGGGACTGTGGGCACGCCGCAGCATTTCGTGCTGCCAGGCGGCGGCGCGCTGGACGTGCACATCGACGCGCTCAGCGGCCGTCCGGGCACCGAGTTCACCGTGTCGCGCAGCTCGCGGCTGGCGGCCATCGAGGACGTGCAGGCGCGCATGGGCATCTTCGAGCGCGGTCGCGCCTCGGGCGTGATCGGCGTCACGCTGGAAGGCAACGATCCCGCGCTGACCACCGCCGTGTTGAACGAGATCGGCGCGGAGTACGTGCAGCAGAACGTGAACCGCAAGGCGGCGCAGGCCGAGAAGTCGTTGAGCTTCCTGGAGCAGCAGCTGCCCCAGATGAAGAAGGACCTGGACGCGGCCGAGACCAAGTACAACGCCTTGCGCAACAAGCGCGGCACCATCGACCTGAGCGAGGAAGCCAAGCTGATCCTGGCGCAGTCGGTGGACGCGCAGACCAAGGTGATGGAACTGCGCGCCAAGCGCCAGGACCTGATCACGCGCTTCGCGCCCACTCACCCCAGCATCCTGGCCATCGACCGGCAGATCGCCTCGCTGACCGGCGACGTGAACCGCATCGGCAACAACATCAAGCAGTTGCCCGACCTGGAACAGGACGTGGTGCGGCTGGTGCGCGACGTGCGCGTGAACACCGAGCTGTACACCGCGCTGCTGAACAATACCCAGCAGCTCAAGCTGATTCGCGCCGGCAAGGTCGGCAACGTGCGCATCCTGGACGCGGCGGTGCAGCCGGACAAGCCGGTGCGGCCCAAGGCCGCCATCATCATCCTGGTGGCCAGCGCCATCGGCCTGATCATCGGCCTGCTGTCGGCCCTGGTGCGCAACGCCCTGTTCGGCGGCCTGTCCGAGCCGGAGGAAGTGGAGCGCTATACCGGCCTGCCGGTGCTGGCGGCGATTCCCTACAGCGACATCCAGGACAAGCTCTGGCGCCGCAGCCGCCGCAAGAATGCGACCGTGCCCGCGCTGCTGGCGCAGAGCCAGAGCAACGCGCCGCCCATCGAAAGCCTGCGGGGCTTCCGCAATGTGCTGCAGGCCTCGCTGCGCCAGTCGGCCAACAACATGGTCATGTTCACCGGCCCCGTGGCCGGGGTGGGCAAGTCCTTCCTGTCGGCCAACTTCGCCTTCATCCAGGGCGGCGTGGGCAAGCGGGTGCTGCTGATCGACGCCGACTTCCGCAAGGGCCAGCTCAACCGCTATTTCGGCGTGCCCAAGGAGGACGGCCTGTTCGAGGTGCTGTCCGGCACGATCCCGCTGGAGCAGGTGCGCCGGCACAGCGTGTCCGAGGGCGTGGATTTCATTTCCACCGGCGCCGTCACCTTCGACCCGTCCGAGCTGCTGGCCTCGCCCGTGTTCGGCCAGACGCTGCGCGAGCTGTCCACCCAGTACGACATGGTGGTGCTGGATACCGCGCCGGTGCTGTCCTCGCCGGATGCAGCAGTGGTGGGCAGCCATGCGGCCGCGGTGATGGTGGTGGTGCGGTCCGGCATGAACACGGTGGGCGAGATCCGCGAGACGGCCAAGCGGCTCATCCAGGCCGGCGCGCCGGTGGACGGCGTGCTGTTCAACGGCCTGAAGCTCTTGCCCGAACGCTTCGGCCTGCGGTCCAAATATGGCGGATACCGCTACTCCAGGGCGGCGTACTACGGCGATTTCAAGCAGAACGGTCCCAAGTGA
- a CDS encoding polysaccharide biosynthesis/export family protein, translated as MTTIFGTVSRALAAIALVSSLGACALSPGMTFKAGHLVDPNDPNSVSEVRELTPALVMDDVRARDALIDNDGVDRLYGKSEPYRIGPGDILSIVVWDHPELVLPTQTYAIGAGATELAIGDTASGIPGYAVSATGFIQFPYTGLLKVAGLTELQARNLIVNSSSKYIQDPQITVRVLGYRSKRVYVEGEVKTPGALAINDIPMTLMEAVNRAGGILATGDRSGVYVIREGRRTRINLPALIERGKDLNQVLLKAGDIVRVTPRDDSKIFVMGEVTTPTVAVMRDGRMSLNEALGLAGGPSQLNSDPSQVFVVRSTEEAKPLVFHLNAASPQALAVAEKFELQPKDVVFVDTAGLVRWNRFISNLFPSAQTVQTVNSIK; from the coding sequence ATGACGACAATTTTCGGAACCGTGAGCCGGGCCCTGGCAGCCATCGCGCTCGTGTCCTCGTTGGGCGCTTGCGCCTTGTCCCCCGGCATGACCTTCAAGGCCGGCCACCTCGTCGATCCCAATGATCCGAATTCCGTCTCGGAGGTCCGCGAGCTCACGCCGGCGCTGGTCATGGACGACGTGCGCGCCCGCGACGCGCTGATCGACAACGACGGCGTGGACCGCCTGTACGGCAAGAGCGAGCCGTACCGCATCGGCCCCGGGGACATCCTTTCGATCGTGGTCTGGGACCACCCCGAACTCGTGCTTCCGACGCAAACCTACGCCATCGGCGCGGGGGCGACCGAACTAGCCATTGGGGACACCGCCTCGGGCATTCCGGGCTATGCCGTATCAGCCACTGGATTCATCCAGTTTCCGTACACGGGATTGCTGAAAGTGGCCGGGTTGACGGAGCTTCAGGCGCGCAATCTCATAGTCAATAGTTCGAGCAAGTACATCCAGGATCCGCAGATCACCGTGCGCGTGCTGGGCTACCGGAGCAAGCGTGTCTATGTGGAAGGCGAAGTGAAGACGCCGGGCGCGCTGGCGATCAACGACATTCCCATGACCCTGATGGAAGCGGTCAACCGGGCCGGGGGCATCCTGGCGACGGGCGATCGCAGCGGCGTGTATGTCATCCGCGAAGGCCGCCGCACGCGCATCAATCTGCCGGCTCTGATCGAACGCGGCAAGGACCTGAACCAGGTCCTGCTGAAGGCGGGAGACATCGTGCGGGTGACGCCGCGCGATGACAGCAAGATCTTCGTGATGGGCGAGGTGACCACGCCCACGGTGGCGGTGATGCGGGACGGCCGCATGTCGCTGAACGAGGCGTTGGGACTGGCCGGCGGCCCCAGCCAGTTGAACTCGGATCCGTCGCAGGTGTTTGTCGTGCGCAGCACGGAGGAGGCAAAACCGCTGGTCTTTCACCTGAACGCGGCATCGCCGCAGGCGCTCGCGGTGGCGGAGAAATTCGAGTTGCAGCCCAAAGACGTCGTATTCGTGGATACGGCCGGTCTGGTGCGTTGGAACCGTTTCATCAGCAACCTGTTCCCCAGCGCGCAAACGGTGCAGACCGTCAATTCCATCAAGTAG